Genomic window (Kogia breviceps isolate mKogBre1 chromosome 15, mKogBre1 haplotype 1, whole genome shotgun sequence):
TCAGTTCCCTTTGCCTATTACATGTTTtgatttgctttgttttcccCAGTGCCCAGGAGTTTGGGTACATTTACAGTTGAGATTTTATTTACATTCAGAACTGATATCTGAAACTAAGAAAAACTTCATGATAGGGCATTTTTAAGGCAATTTTATGCTATACAAGGGTCATGTTACTATTTATAACATGAGTATTTTCATTTCTAGACGAAGTCTGGGAAATTGATGGTCGTATGGAATGGCATAAAGAAAATCAAGGCAAGCTAAGAAGTATGTCAAAAGGCTATCAGTGTACTGCATTTGGAAAACTGTGTCTTCTTAGTACAGATTATGTTTCTTCAAGACAAAAACTTCATAAATGTGTCACAAATGGAAAGTGTTTGAAATATAATACAAACTTCAGTAATAATTATGCCGGAAAGAATCCTAATGGGTTTCATGCACATAGGGAATCGTCCATCCATTCTAAACATGAGCAAGCTGTTATTGGGATAAAATACTGTGAAAGTAATGAATCTGGAAAAACTGCCAACAGAAAGTCACAGCTCATATGCCAACAAATATGTATGGGAGGAAAACCCTTTGAATGCAATTACTGTGGGAAGGCCTTCAGCAGCAAGTCATACCTTGTGGTGCATCAGCGAACTCATGCAAAAGAAAAACCCTACAAATGTAATGGATGTGGGAAAGACTTCAGCAGCAAGTCCTACCTCATTGTTCATCAGAGaactcacacaggagagaaactaCATGAATGCAGTGTTTGTCAGAAAACTTTCAGTTTCAATTCACAACTTGTTatacatcagagaattcacacacGGGAGAATCCCTATGAATGCTGTGAATGTGGGAAAGTTTTCAGTAGGAAAGACCAGCTTGTTTCACACCAGAGAACTCATTCAGGACAGAAACCCTATGGGTGTCATGACTGTGGGAAAGCTTTTGGTTTGAAATCGCAACTTATTATACATCAAAGAATTCATAcaggggagaaaccctatgaatgcagTGATTGTCGGAAAGCCTTTAATACAAAGTCTAACCTCATGGTACATCAGAGAACCCACACAGGGGAGAAACCCTATGGTtgtagtgaatgtgggaaagcctttactTTCAAGTCACAGCTCATTGTACATCAGGGAGCACACACTGGGGTAAAACCCTATGGGTGTAATCAGTGTGGAAAAGCGTTCAGTTTGAAGTCACAACTCATTGTACATCAGAGAAGTCACACAGGAGTGAAACCCTATGGATGCATTGAGTGTGGGAAAGCTTTTAGGAGCAAGTCCTACCTCATCATACATATGAGgactcacacaggagagaaaccacaTGAATGCAGTGAATGCGGGAAATCCTTCAGTTTCAATTCACAACTTATTgtacatcagagaattcacacaggGGAGAATCCCTAtgaatgcagtgaatgtgggaaagcctttagtCGGAAATACCAGCTCATTTCACACCAGAGAACTCATGCAGGGGAGAAGCCCTATGAATGCAGTGACTGTGGGAAAACTTTTGGTTTGAAGTCACAGCTTGTGATACATCAGAGAActcatacaggagagaaaccctttGAATGCGGTGAATGTCAGAAAGCCTTTAATACAAAGTCGAATCTTATTGTACATCAGAGAacccacacaggagagaaaccctatggttgtagtgaatgtgggaaatcctttACTTTCAAGTCACAGCTTATTGTACATCAGGGAGCACACACTGGGGTAAAACCCTATGGGTGTAATCAGTGTGGAAAAGCCTTCAGTTTGAAGTCACAGCTCATTGTACATCAGAGAAGTCACACAGGATTGAAACCCTATGGATGCATTGAATGTGGGAAGGCTTTTAGGAGCAAGTCCTACCTCATTATACATATGAGgactcacacaggagagaaaccacaTGAATGCAGTGAATGCGGGAAATCCTTTAGTTTCAATTCACAACTTATTgtacatcagagaattcacacaggGGAGAATCCCTAtgaatgcagtgaatgtgggaaagcctttaatAGAAAAGATCAGCTCATCTCACATCAGCGAACTCATGCTGGGGAAAAACCTTATGGGTGCAGtgagtgtgggaaagcctttagtAGCAAGTCATACCTCATTATACACATGAGAACTCATTCTGGAGAGAAACCGTATGAATGCCACAAATGCGGGAAAGCCTTCATTTGGAAGTCGCTACTCATTGTACACGAGCGCACTCATGCAGGGGAAAACCCTTATAAATGCAGTCAATGTGAGAAGTCCTTCAGTGGAAAATTACGGCTCATTGTACATCAGAGAATGCACACAAGAGAGAAGCCCTATGAATGCAACGAGTGTGAAAAAGCCTTCATTAGGAAGTCTCAGCTCATTGTGCATCAGAGGACTCATTCAGGGGAGAAACCCTATGGATGCAGTGAATGTGGAAAAACCTTCTCTCAGAAGTCAATTCTCAGTGCACATCAGAGGActcatacaggagagaaaccctgtAAGTGCATtgaatgtgggaaggccttttGTTGGAAGTCACAGCTCATTATGCATCAGAGAACTCACGCAGATGAGAAACATATTGGTGAAGTAAATGTAAGAAACTTTCTCTCAAAAGTCAGTTCACAGGAATTCCCAGAAAATTTGTACAGGAGAGAAACTCTGTAAATGGAATCATCTCACTGTACACCATGTATATGTGGCATGTGGCACAAAAAATATCGGTATATGTGCACAAGGGACTCTGTGAATTCAGTGAACCCTATGAAAGTTCTTAGCAGGAAGTCTTGTAAGTTTGTGCAGGTGAGGAACAttatgaatgaaatgaatgtCAGAAAGCCATTTTTTAATATGCTAACATCCACAATGAGGAAATTccataatacaaatgaatatagaATACAGTCCTTTGAAATTCATAGTTTATTAAGAATTAGGATTTTGATGAGAgaaaacataaatgaatgaattgcagGTATCATAAGCTCATACCTTGGAGAAACCATGCTATAAGTTAGGGAAATTCTTCATCTAGGAATGACAAacttctagtaaaaaaaaaaaaagaaaaaaaatattgaatgaatgaagatctATGAATATTTTAGATGGGGTAAACACTCAACAGGAAGGTTTATTTACTGTTATTTtgattcatttggaaaaaaataatttcctttacaaATTAAGGGAAATTATGTTCCAAATGTTCCAAACTTTTAGGAGATGATTGGAGAAAGTATTCAACTATCAATGATAGGCATGTTCATAGTGGAACATAAAGATTTTTTAACCTgtgtaaataaatgtaataatcaGGATAACAATAAGGACTACATCATAAGACCTGCAGGGATGTTTAGGTGTTATCTTCCTTTCTGTACTATAAAATATGTTTTGTGTAGTTTTGCATATTCTTGTGAATGCCACATTTGATAGATAAGTTAGCTAGATAACAGTACCATTTTCCAGGGGTTTCTACTCTGCATAGGGAcgttcttatttaaaaatacaactttttACTAGAATAATATGGCATTAAAAGTGCATTTCCATACTTTAAACCTTTTCTGTTATTTAGTATCCTTTGTAAATGGTCCTGAAAGCTACCTCTTTAGTTATATAATCAATATAGTGCACGTTTCATGTGATTGTGTATCTGCAATCTGTTCTGCCTTCTCTGGTTAGAACACCTTGATTTCCTTTAAGAGAATTCACAGTATATGCAGTCATGATGGGATCATCATTCAAGGTGCCCTGCCAGGAGTTGGCTGAGATAGTtcagaatataaatttttaatggaCTCCTTAGTACAGAAAATCAAACTTAGCTTTTGTTCTCAGGTAGCATCTTGCTGCTAGTATTAATTAGTTCCTTCTATATAGATTACCCAGAATAGCTTTAGTTATTGTCCCTTTTTAATCCTAGTTCACTTCTCTGTTAATTTGAACTATCTTGTATCCTCTCAGTACATTTAAGTGATACCTTTAAGTGATGCTGCTGAAGTGTGTATGTATAGCTATAGATTCAGGATGGTGAAAAGTCACTCTACCACTTGCTTACTTACAAAGTCAGTTTTTTTCACAGCCTCACCAATTACCTTATGTGAATGAGCATTAATCTGAAAATTAGGTTAGGCTATCTTGGAGGAATATGAGGATTCAAAACTGCAAATATTCCTGAAACACccactactttgttctctttACTTCAGTGGGGAATCCCATCTCTTACCCAAAGAAACTGCATCTTCCTTGAAGGACGTAGTCAGTGATTTCTGAATCCCAAGTCCTTATGTGTTCAGCTCATTATTATTATCCAATGTCAATAGACCTGGGGTGAAGAATGATGATTtacagaagggaagagaaggcttGTATAAGGAAAGAATTTCAGATATCTGCTACAGTCTCTCCCTTAAACCTGGAAAATATCATGAATATGTATTTTGTCATTGATGTTCCAAGGAAgatacatacacaaaataaagaataaacacatATTCTGTTTCCCACTATCCAGGGTCAATTAGATTTTAAAGGTGCTGTATTGTGTGATGCAAATCCACATTCAGCCTCTCCCAGTAGAAGCCAGAGATGTCAACATAATGTTGAAAGCATAAATCAAATACTGTGTGAAAGGATAATGCTGGATTGGGtctgattttaaatgaaatggaaaattttccaGATAAATGAAACTTAACAAAAATCAATAGATCAGCAACCAGTAAACAAAATAGGAAAGTTAAAAATTGAATTTCTGGCTTGAAAATCTACCTAGTTCCTCTAACTCTGCCCCAGCCCCAGAAAAGAAAGAGGTTCCAGAGACTTTCCGTAATAGTTGATAATTTTCAGGAAAGTTAAAGGAAAGACAATTCTAACATTTTACAATATTTCACAGGAAGTAgacattttggggggaaatgacAAAGTCATTTGTgaacatagattttaaaatcctAAATGGAATTATAGCAAAAATGCATCTAGTAAtgtagagtttttattttttaaagtcatgacATTGTTAAGTGTAGCAGACTGTTAGTAGTGAACCCAGTATTTCTTCATTACCAACAGTATCACTGTATTTTTCATAATGGTGATGTGCCCGGCTAAAAAGCTgcatttctccattcttttttttttttttttgcggtatgcgggcctctcactgttgtggcctctcccgttgcggagcacaggctccggacgcgcaggctcagcggccacggctcacgggctcagccgctccgcggcatgtgggatcctcccggaccagggcacgaacccgtgtctcctgcatcggcaggcggattctcaaccactgcgccaccagggaagccctccattcttTT
Coding sequences:
- the ZNF10 gene encoding zinc finger protein 10 isoform X8, with product MVTRVRTAAVWGPLSFMDVFVDFTWEEWQLLDPAQKHLYRSVMLENYSNLVSLGYQHTKPNIIFQLEQEELWMMQIPSEGHLDEVWEIDGRMEWHKENQGKLRSMSKGYQCTAFGKLCLLSTDYVSSRQKLHKCVTNGKCLKYNTNFSNNYAGKNPNGFHAHRESSIHSKHEQAVIGIKYCESNESGKTANRKSQLICQQICMGGKPFECNYCGKAFSSKSYLVVHQRTHAKEKPYKCNGCGKDFSSKSYLIVHQRTHTGEKLHECSVCQKTFSFNSQLVIHQRIHTRENPYECCECGKVFSRKDQLVSHQRTHSGQKPYGCHDCGKAFGLKSQLIIHQRIHTGEKPYECSDCRKAFNTKSNLMVHQRTHTGEKPYGCSECGKAFTFKSQLIVHQGAHTGVKPYGCNQCGKAFSLKSQLIVHQRSHTGVKPYGCIECGKAFRSKSYLIIHMRTHTGEKPHECSECGKSFSFNSQLIVHQRIHTGENPYECSECGKAFSRKYQLISHQRTHAGEKPYECSDCGKTFGLKSQLVIHQRTHTGEKPFECGECQKAFNTKSNLIVHQRTHTGEKPYGCSECGKSFTFKSQLIVHQGAHTGVKPYGCNQCGKAFSLKSQLIVHQRSHTGLKPYGCIECGKAFRSKSYLIIHMRTHTGEKPHECSECGKSFSFNSQLIVHQRIHTGENPYECSECGKAFNRKDQLISHQRTHAGEKPYGCSECGKAFSSKSYLIIHMRTHSGEKPYECHKCGKAFIWKSLLIVHERTHAGENPYKCSQCEKSFSGKLRLIVHQRMHTREKPYECNECEKAFIRKSQLIVHQRTHSGEKPYGCSECGKTFSQKSILSAHQRTHTGEKPCKCIECGKAFCWKSQLIMHQRTHADEKHIGEVNVRNFLSKVSSQEFPENLYRRETL